From one Micromonospora siamensis genomic stretch:
- a CDS encoding lysophospholipid acyltransferase family protein, protein MNGGRAGAPGGPAVADRPGDVWDRRVASGLAFLRRRLSGDYEVDEFGFDPELTGAVFHPLLRLLYRDWFRTEVAGLEHVPADGAGLVVGNHSGTVALDALVLSTALHDQHPARRYLRLLGADLVFRMPVVSEIARKTGGTVACNPDAERLLSSGELVGVFPEGFKGVGKLYSDRYKLQRFGRGGFVSAALRTGTPIVPVAIVGGEEIYPMLADIKPLARLLKLPYFPVTPTFPWLGPLGMVPLPSKWLIQFCPPIPTAHLTDSADDPLVVFNLADQVRETIQHTLHELLERRPDPFGP, encoded by the coding sequence GTGAACGGCGGTCGGGCCGGGGCCCCGGGCGGGCCGGCGGTGGCCGACCGGCCCGGTGACGTCTGGGACCGGCGGGTCGCCTCCGGACTGGCGTTCCTGCGGCGGCGGCTCTCCGGCGACTACGAGGTCGACGAGTTCGGCTTCGACCCGGAGCTGACCGGGGCGGTCTTCCACCCGCTGCTGCGGCTGCTCTACCGGGACTGGTTCCGCACCGAGGTGGCCGGGCTGGAACACGTGCCCGCCGACGGCGCCGGCCTGGTGGTGGGCAACCACTCCGGCACGGTGGCGCTGGACGCGCTAGTCCTCTCCACCGCCCTGCACGACCAGCACCCGGCCCGCCGCTACCTGCGGCTGCTCGGCGCGGACCTGGTCTTCCGGATGCCGGTGGTCTCCGAGATCGCCCGCAAGACCGGCGGGACGGTGGCCTGCAACCCGGACGCCGAACGCCTGCTCAGCTCCGGTGAGCTGGTCGGCGTCTTCCCCGAGGGCTTCAAGGGCGTCGGCAAGCTCTACTCGGACCGGTACAAACTCCAGCGGTTCGGCCGGGGCGGCTTCGTCTCGGCGGCGCTGCGTACCGGCACCCCGATCGTCCCGGTCGCCATCGTCGGCGGCGAGGAGATCTATCCGATGCTCGCCGACATCAAGCCGCTCGCCCGGCTGCTCAAGCTCCCGTATTTCCCGGTCACGCCGACCTTCCCCTGGCTCGGGCCGCTGGGCATGGTGCCGCTGCCGAGCAAGTGGCTGATCCAGTTCTGCCCGCCGATCCCGACGGCCCACCTCACCGACTCGGCCGACGACCCGCTGGTCGTGTTCAACCTGGCCGACCAGGTCCGGGAGACCATCCAGCACACCCTGCACGAGCTGCTCGAACGCCGCCCCGACCCGTTCGGCCCCTGA
- a CDS encoding helix-turn-helix domain-containing protein, with amino-acid sequence MAGSQSDGRLSDVRFLTVAEVAAVMRVSKMTVYRLVHSGELTAVRVGRSFRVPEHAVHEYLRGAFQETA; translated from the coding sequence ATGGCCGGGTCGCAGTCCGACGGTCGGCTGTCGGATGTCAGGTTCCTCACCGTCGCCGAGGTGGCGGCGGTGATGCGGGTGTCCAAGATGACGGTCTACCGCCTGGTGCACAGCGGTGAACTCACCGCCGTACGGGTCGGGCGGTCGTTCCGGGTGCCCGAGCACGCGGTGCACGAATACCTGCGCGGCGCCTTCCAGGAAACCGCCTGA
- a CDS encoding HAD family hydrolase, producing the protein MARTRKVTVATDRQGHTTGWAETEQAPPAPVVTDPTAAAFFDVDNTMMQGASIYWFARGLAARKYFTTGDLARFAWQQARFRLLATEHAGDMSQAREAALAFVEGWRVDEVERLAEEIFDELMAPRIWAGTRRLAQRHLDAGERVWLVSAAPVEIGRVIADRLGLTGAIGTVAEVVDGAYTGRLVGELMHGPAKADAVTQLAAVEGLDLSRCVAYSDSANDLPMLSTVGRAVAINPDGALLRQARERGWEVRDFRTGRRAFKIAVPSTAAAGLLAGAVTAGLAMQRRRRTT; encoded by the coding sequence GTGGCCCGCACCAGGAAGGTCACGGTCGCCACCGACCGTCAGGGCCACACCACCGGCTGGGCGGAGACCGAGCAGGCGCCACCGGCGCCGGTCGTGACCGACCCGACGGCGGCGGCCTTCTTCGACGTCGACAACACGATGATGCAGGGCGCCTCCATCTACTGGTTCGCCCGCGGGCTGGCCGCCCGCAAGTACTTCACCACCGGTGACCTGGCCCGGTTCGCCTGGCAGCAGGCGCGGTTCCGGCTGCTGGCCACCGAGCACGCCGGCGACATGTCGCAGGCCAGGGAGGCCGCGCTGGCCTTCGTCGAGGGCTGGCGGGTGGACGAGGTGGAGCGGCTCGCCGAGGAGATCTTCGACGAGCTGATGGCACCACGGATCTGGGCCGGCACCCGCCGGCTGGCGCAGCGCCACCTGGACGCCGGTGAACGGGTCTGGCTGGTCAGCGCCGCGCCGGTGGAGATCGGCCGGGTGATCGCCGACCGGCTCGGGCTGACCGGTGCGATCGGCACGGTGGCCGAGGTGGTCGACGGGGCGTACACCGGCCGGCTGGTCGGCGAGCTGATGCACGGGCCGGCCAAGGCGGACGCGGTCACCCAGCTGGCGGCGGTCGAGGGCCTGGACCTGAGCCGGTGCGTGGCCTACAGCGACTCGGCCAACGACCTGCCGATGCTCTCCACGGTCGGTCGGGCGGTGGCGATCAATCCGGACGGCGCGCTGCTGCGCCAGGCCCGGGAACGGGGCTGGGAGGTCCGCGACTTCCGGACCGGAAGGCGGGCGTTCAAGATCGCCGTACCGTCGACCGCCGCGGCCGGGCTGCTGGCCGGAGCGGTCACCGCCGGCCTGGCGATGCAGCGCCGCCGCCGCACCACCTGA
- a CDS encoding efflux RND transporter periplasmic adaptor subunit, translated as MGVVRRTLSPRLRAATRPRLLTALLAVVAVTGTTAASCGDEKSPLALAQVARAPVAEVIDAPATVTARAAATLTAPADGTLASLRVQPGQRVRKGQVLAVVGSPSAQERLRQATEALDAANQAGGAGGGGLTSRRRGTDKAAAQAYEAARTAASKISDPQLRDALLLQVRSAQQQYESAARTADEAVRAVQRGVRNLNSAVDALASAQQLQARQAYELAKATVDALTLRAPIGGVVQPGGTAAGGASAADLAGLLGAAGGSAAAGIDPSALAPAQPGPPAGVDGAIPVGGRVTAGTPVLTVVDVAELGLLAEVDETDVLLVRAGVTATAELDAVPGATYRALVGSVDVLPTTSARGGVTYRVRLSLERGQQGEGQPAPAPRPGMNALVHLRVREAADAVTVPASAVFSADGRDSVWVVRDGRADRAAVTVGVQGQDLVQIVSGVQPGDRVVVRGTDQVSDGQEVR; from the coding sequence ATTGGAGTGGTGCGCCGCACCCTCTCGCCGCGGCTGCGCGCAGCCACGCGGCCCCGCCTGCTCACCGCCCTGCTCGCCGTCGTCGCCGTCACCGGCACCACCGCCGCCTCCTGCGGCGACGAGAAGTCCCCGCTCGCCCTGGCCCAGGTGGCCCGGGCCCCGGTCGCCGAGGTGATCGACGCCCCGGCGACCGTCACCGCCCGGGCCGCCGCCACCCTCACCGCCCCCGCCGACGGCACCCTGGCCAGCCTCCGCGTCCAACCCGGACAGCGGGTCCGCAAGGGTCAGGTGCTCGCCGTGGTCGGCTCCCCGTCGGCCCAGGAGCGGCTGCGCCAGGCCACCGAGGCGCTGGACGCCGCGAACCAGGCCGGCGGCGCCGGTGGCGGCGGGCTCACCAGCCGGCGCCGAGGCACCGACAAGGCCGCCGCCCAGGCGTACGAGGCCGCGCGCACCGCCGCCAGCAAGATCAGTGACCCGCAACTGCGCGACGCGCTACTGCTCCAGGTGCGTTCCGCGCAGCAGCAGTACGAGTCGGCCGCGCGTACCGCCGACGAGGCGGTCCGGGCGGTGCAGCGGGGCGTACGCAACCTCAACTCGGCCGTCGACGCGCTGGCCAGCGCGCAGCAGCTCCAGGCCCGCCAGGCGTACGAGCTGGCGAAGGCGACCGTCGACGCGCTGACCCTGCGGGCGCCGATCGGCGGGGTCGTCCAGCCCGGCGGCACCGCCGCGGGTGGCGCCTCCGCCGCCGACCTCGCCGGGCTGCTCGGCGCGGCCGGGGGCAGCGCGGCGGCCGGGATCGACCCGTCGGCGCTCGCCCCCGCCCAGCCCGGCCCGCCGGCCGGCGTGGACGGCGCGATCCCGGTCGGTGGCCGGGTCACCGCCGGTACGCCGGTGCTGACCGTGGTGGACGTCGCTGAGCTGGGCCTGCTCGCCGAGGTCGACGAGACCGACGTGCTGCTGGTCCGGGCCGGCGTGACCGCCACGGCGGAACTGGACGCGGTGCCCGGCGCGACGTACCGGGCGCTGGTCGGCTCGGTCGACGTCCTGCCGACCACCTCGGCCCGGGGCGGGGTGACCTACCGGGTGCGGCTGTCGCTGGAGCGCGGCCAGCAGGGCGAGGGCCAGCCCGCGCCGGCGCCCCGACCCGGCATGAACGCCCTGGTCCACCTCCGGGTACGCGAGGCCGCCGACGCGGTCACCGTGCCCGCCTCGGCGGTCTTCTCCGCCGACGGCCGCGATTCGGTCTGGGTGGTCCGCGACGGCCGCGCCGACCGGGCCGCCGTCACCGTCGGGGTGCAGGGGCAGGACCTGGTGCAGATCGTGAGCGGGGTGCAGCCCGGCGACCGGGTGGTGGTACGCGGCACCGACCAGGTCAGCGACGGCCAGGAAGTCCGGTAG
- a CDS encoding ECF subfamily RNA polymerase sigma factor, BldN family, which translates to MTTFGYADKPAGLTGPAPRTPVNERLTSTEDRWGLAVQGDGAARRPRSRPHPNEAPTRPAVPGGNARPAGGVAVPARPTMPSQGRRSAEAPAPDPAAAETAVIPAVRPEAPATTATGYPSRPDPSDPATEVWTLVERAQAGEAEAFGLIYDRYVDTVFRFVYFRVGNRQLAEDLTSDTFLRALKRIGSFTWQGRDLGAWLVTIARNLVADHFKSGRYRLEVTTGDVLDADREDRGPEGSPEAAVVEHITNVALLTAVTQLNPEQQECIVLRFLQGFSVAETARAMGKNEGAIKALQYRAVRALARLLPDGFQP; encoded by the coding sequence GTGACCACCTTCGGTTACGCCGACAAGCCGGCTGGCCTGACCGGCCCGGCACCCCGGACGCCGGTGAACGAGCGGTTGACCTCCACCGAGGACAGGTGGGGCCTGGCCGTGCAGGGCGACGGCGCGGCCCGCCGGCCCCGCAGCCGGCCGCACCCGAACGAGGCGCCGACCCGCCCGGCGGTGCCCGGGGGCAACGCCCGGCCGGCCGGCGGGGTGGCCGTACCGGCCCGGCCGACGATGCCGTCGCAGGGGCGGCGGTCCGCCGAGGCCCCGGCGCCCGACCCGGCGGCCGCCGAGACGGCGGTGATCCCGGCGGTACGCCCGGAGGCGCCGGCCACCACGGCCACCGGTTACCCGAGCCGCCCCGACCCGTCCGACCCGGCGACCGAGGTGTGGACGCTCGTCGAGCGGGCCCAGGCCGGCGAGGCCGAGGCGTTCGGCCTGATCTACGACCGGTACGTCGACACCGTCTTCCGCTTCGTCTACTTCCGGGTCGGCAACCGGCAGCTCGCCGAGGACCTCACCTCCGACACCTTCCTGCGGGCGCTCAAGCGGATCGGCAGCTTCACCTGGCAGGGCCGCGACCTCGGCGCCTGGCTGGTGACGATCGCCCGGAACCTGGTCGCCGACCACTTCAAGTCCGGCCGCTACCGGCTGGAGGTGACCACCGGCGACGTGCTCGACGCCGACCGGGAGGACCGGGGGCCGGAGGGCAGCCCGGAGGCGGCGGTGGTCGAGCACATCACCAACGTCGCCCTGCTCACCGCGGTCACCCAGCTGAACCCGGAGCAGCAGGAGTGCATCGTGCTGCGGTTCCTCCAGGGCTTCTCGGTGGCCGAGACGGCCCGCGCGATGGGCAAGAACGAGGGCGCCATCAAGGCTCTGCAGTACCGGGCGGTGCGTGCGCTGGCCCGGCTGCTCCCGGACGGCTTCCAGCCCTGA
- a CDS encoding ABC transporter ATP-binding protein, with protein MATPAIEAVDVSRTYQLDGVSVPALRGVTLTVAAGDYVAVIGPSGSGKSTLMHLLGGLDRPTGGRLVLGGREVGSLTPPELATLRNETIGFVFQAFHLLPRTSAVDNVALPLVYRGIGARQRRERAAAMLGRVGLGHRLHHRPNQLSGGEQQRVAIARALVTDPTVLLADEPTGNLDTTNGQAVLALLEELNTESGVALVMVTHDNEVAARARRRITMRDGVVVADSAADQPPAGDGVERSEPAR; from the coding sequence ATGGCGACGCCGGCGATTGAGGCGGTCGACGTGTCCCGGACGTACCAGCTCGACGGGGTGTCCGTGCCGGCGCTGCGCGGGGTGACGCTGACCGTGGCGGCCGGGGACTACGTCGCGGTGATCGGGCCGTCCGGCTCCGGCAAGTCCACGCTGATGCACCTGCTCGGTGGGCTGGACCGGCCGACCGGTGGGCGGCTGGTGCTCGGCGGCCGGGAGGTCGGCTCGCTCACCCCGCCCGAACTGGCGACCCTGCGCAACGAGACGATCGGCTTCGTCTTCCAGGCGTTCCACCTGCTGCCCCGCACCTCGGCGGTGGACAACGTGGCGTTGCCCCTGGTCTACCGGGGGATCGGCGCGCGGCAGCGCCGGGAGCGGGCGGCGGCGATGCTGGGCCGGGTCGGGCTCGGGCACCGGCTGCACCACCGGCCCAACCAGCTCTCCGGTGGCGAGCAGCAGCGGGTGGCGATCGCCCGGGCGCTGGTCACCGACCCGACGGTGCTGCTCGCCGACGAGCCGACCGGCAACCTGGACACCACCAACGGCCAGGCGGTGCTGGCGCTGCTGGAGGAGCTGAACACCGAGTCCGGGGTGGCGCTGGTGATGGTCACCCACGACAACGAGGTGGCCGCCCGGGCCCGCCGCCGGATCACCATGCGCGACGGTGTGGTGGTCGCCGACAGCGCGGCCGACCAGCCGCCGGCCGGCGACGGCGTAGAGCGGTCGGAGCCGGCCCGGTGA
- a CDS encoding ABC transporter permease codes for MRFAEAWRVALEALRANRMRSALTMLGVIIGVASVVVLVAIGTGAKREVERQVEGLGSNLLVVVPGRIDIGSAPAVSRLDLADVDAVSRVVGDPSRVAVTVASGETVRAGRRSDFTTVQGVLETTPAVFTRRLGRGSYLTASDVDTSRRVAVLGAAVAGALFPDRDPIGQQVSIAGVRFRVIGVFAPLGQSLGVDRDDEVHIPVTAAHRLYGTQRIDGIAVKAPDRERIDDLGARIVAELTRRHPDTEFSAVTQQQILGVLGDILGVLTGVLAAIAGISLLVGGVGVSNIMLVSVRERTREIGLRKAVGARPRDIGLQFLLEAVLLTSIGGLTGMALGVGAALAADALSPVPAAITWWSLALAFGVSAAVGIVFGVVPAQRAGRLDPVVALRAE; via the coding sequence GTGAGGTTCGCCGAGGCGTGGCGGGTGGCGCTGGAGGCGCTGCGCGCCAACCGGATGCGCAGCGCCCTCACCATGCTCGGGGTGATCATCGGGGTGGCCTCGGTGGTGGTCCTGGTGGCCATCGGCACGGGCGCGAAGCGCGAGGTCGAACGGCAGGTCGAGGGGCTCGGCTCGAACCTGCTGGTGGTGGTCCCCGGCCGGATCGACATCGGTTCCGCCCCGGCGGTGTCCCGGCTCGACCTGGCCGACGTGGACGCGGTGTCGCGGGTGGTCGGCGACCCGTCGCGGGTGGCGGTGACCGTGGCCTCCGGCGAGACGGTACGCGCCGGCCGGCGCTCGGACTTCACCACCGTGCAGGGCGTGCTGGAGACCACCCCGGCGGTCTTCACCCGACGGCTCGGCCGGGGCAGCTACCTGACCGCCTCCGACGTGGACACCAGCCGGCGGGTGGCGGTCCTCGGGGCGGCGGTGGCCGGCGCGCTCTTCCCCGACCGGGACCCGATCGGCCAGCAGGTCAGCATCGCCGGGGTGCGATTCCGGGTGATCGGCGTCTTCGCCCCGCTCGGGCAGAGCCTCGGCGTGGACCGGGACGACGAGGTGCACATTCCGGTGACCGCGGCGCACCGGCTCTACGGCACGCAGCGGATCGACGGGATCGCGGTCAAGGCGCCGGACCGGGAGCGGATCGACGACCTGGGCGCCCGGATCGTCGCCGAGCTGACCCGGCGCCACCCGGACACCGAGTTCAGCGCGGTCACCCAGCAGCAGATCCTCGGCGTGCTCGGGGACATCCTCGGCGTACTCACCGGGGTGCTCGCCGCCATCGCCGGCATCTCGTTGCTGGTCGGCGGGGTGGGGGTCTCCAACATCATGCTGGTCTCGGTCCGCGAGCGGACCCGGGAGATCGGCCTGCGCAAGGCGGTCGGGGCGCGGCCCCGCGACATCGGCCTGCAGTTCCTGCTGGAGGCGGTGCTGCTCACCTCGATCGGCGGGCTGACCGGGATGGCCCTCGGAGTGGGGGCGGCGCTGGCCGCCGACGCGCTCTCCCCGGTGCCCGCCGCGATCACCTGGTGGTCGCTGGCGCTGGCCTTCGGCGTCTCGGCGGCGGTCGGCATCGTCTTCGGGGTGGTCCCCGCGCAGCGGGCCGGGCGGCTCGACCCGGTGGTGGCGCTGCGGGCCGAGTGA
- a CDS encoding 30S ribosomal protein bS22, protein MGSVVKKRRKRMAKKKHRKLLRKTRVQRRRLGK, encoded by the coding sequence ATGGGCTCGGTGGTCAAGAAGCGCCGCAAGCGCATGGCTAAGAAGAAGCACCGCAAGCTGCTGCGCAAGACCCGCGTCCAGCGTCGCCGTCTCGGCAAGTGA
- a CDS encoding NAD-dependent epimerase/dehydratase family protein, producing the protein MTPGGTPGAPGVVVVTGVGRYLGAHVAARLATDPRIERVIGVDPTTPGPEVTDLLDRVERVRLDLDSLGGLLADLEVDAVVHLALVSAPDPQHGGRSAMKDQNVIGTMQLLAACQRAPRLRKLVVRSSTAAYGASFRDPAVFTEETEPREVPRGGFGRDILDIEGYVRGFRRRRPDVTATVLRFAPFIGSTADTTLTRYFSQPLVPTVFGRDPRLQFVHFDDALEVLHRSIVEDHPGTYNVAGPGVLSLSQAIRRAGRVAVPVLEPGLSGAAALARNLGFGRYGLDQVDLFVHGRVVDTGRLEREYGFTPRSTAAAFDDFIRAHHGGSLVTRGQLAAAEQLVLEGIRQVRSAVEERQ; encoded by the coding sequence ATGACCCCCGGTGGCACCCCCGGTGCTCCGGGGGTCGTCGTCGTCACCGGCGTCGGCCGCTACCTGGGCGCCCACGTGGCGGCCCGGCTCGCCACGGATCCCCGGATCGAGCGGGTGATCGGCGTCGACCCGACCACCCCGGGGCCCGAGGTCACCGACCTGCTCGACCGGGTGGAACGCGTCCGCCTCGACCTGGACTCGCTCGGCGGCCTCCTCGCCGACCTCGAGGTCGACGCCGTGGTGCACCTGGCGCTGGTCAGCGCCCCCGACCCGCAGCACGGCGGCCGGTCGGCGATGAAGGACCAGAACGTCATCGGCACCATGCAGCTCCTCGCCGCCTGCCAGCGGGCGCCCCGGCTGCGCAAGCTCGTCGTCCGCTCCTCCACCGCGGCGTACGGCGCGTCGTTCCGCGACCCGGCCGTGTTCACCGAGGAGACCGAGCCGCGCGAGGTGCCGCGCGGCGGTTTCGGCCGCGACATCCTCGACATCGAGGGGTACGTCCGCGGCTTCCGCCGCCGCCGACCCGACGTCACCGCCACCGTGCTGCGGTTCGCCCCGTTCATCGGCTCCACCGCCGACACCACCCTGACCCGCTACTTCTCCCAGCCACTGGTGCCCACCGTCTTCGGCCGCGACCCCCGGTTGCAGTTCGTGCACTTCGACGACGCCCTGGAGGTGCTGCACCGGTCGATCGTCGAGGACCACCCGGGGACGTACAACGTGGCCGGTCCCGGGGTGCTCTCGCTGTCCCAGGCGATCCGCCGGGCCGGCCGGGTCGCCGTGCCGGTGCTCGAACCGGGGCTCTCCGGGGCCGCCGCGCTGGCCCGCAACCTGGGCTTCGGCCGCTACGGCCTGGACCAGGTCGACCTCTTCGTGCACGGCCGGGTCGTCGACACCGGCCGGCTGGAGCGCGAGTACGGCTTCACGCCCCGCTCGACCGCCGCCGCGTTCGACGACTTCATCCGCGCCCACCACGGTGGATCGCTGGTGACCCGGGGCCAGCTGGCCGCCGCCGAGCAGTTGGTGCTGGAGGGCATCCGACAGGTGCGCTCGGCCGTGGAGGAACGGCAGTGA
- a CDS encoding DUF5667 domain-containing protein, producing MDSDLFSRRRAERFAQLLDEADGGRRHHVRSRADDRLAALVAVGQQLRTSRPAAPVDPEFRTGLRAMLVATAEREGIGTAPTERPATTTGRTPAATAGRTFLPAVTARRARARGAILVGVAAGAIAVSGISAASENAVPGDALYGMKRSTERAQLALASSDISRGQLFLDFARTRLDEAGTLGGDRAGFTAVLDDMDADTRQGVRLLTTTAARRAEPAGLDAVNAFLTGQRREVAALLGTVTRAERDRTRRSLALLDAIRKRSDGLRAAIACDLATPSTTDALGPVPGSCPGDR from the coding sequence GTGGACAGCGACCTCTTCTCCCGTCGGCGCGCCGAGCGCTTCGCGCAGCTTCTCGACGAAGCCGACGGAGGCCGGCGACACCACGTCCGGTCCCGGGCGGACGACCGGCTCGCCGCGCTCGTCGCGGTCGGCCAGCAGCTCCGGACGAGTCGCCCGGCCGCGCCGGTCGACCCGGAGTTCCGGACCGGCCTGCGCGCGATGCTCGTGGCGACCGCCGAGCGGGAGGGCATCGGCACCGCGCCGACCGAACGCCCGGCGACGACGACCGGCCGCACCCCGGCCGCCACCGCGGGGCGTACCTTCCTCCCGGCGGTGACCGCGCGGCGGGCAAGGGCCCGGGGCGCCATCCTGGTCGGCGTCGCGGCCGGCGCGATCGCCGTCTCCGGCATCTCCGCCGCCAGCGAGAACGCGGTGCCCGGTGACGCCCTGTACGGGATGAAGCGCTCCACCGAACGCGCCCAGCTCGCCCTGGCCAGCTCCGACATCAGCCGCGGGCAGCTCTTCCTGGACTTCGCCCGGACCCGCCTCGACGAGGCCGGCACCCTTGGTGGCGACCGGGCCGGGTTCACCGCCGTCCTGGACGACATGGACGCCGACACCCGCCAGGGCGTACGCCTGCTCACCACGACCGCCGCGCGGCGGGCCGAGCCGGCCGGCCTGGACGCCGTCAACGCCTTCCTCACCGGGCAGCGACGGGAGGTCGCCGCCCTGCTCGGCACGGTGACCCGGGCCGAACGGGACCGGACCCGCCGCTCGCTGGCGCTGTTGGACGCGATCCGTAAGCGGTCCGACGGCCTGCGCGCGGCGATCGCCTGCGACCTCGCCACACCCTCCACGACCGACGCCCTCGGCCCGGTGCCGGGCAGCTGCCCCGGGGACCGCTGA